In a single window of the Papaver somniferum cultivar HN1 chromosome 8, ASM357369v1, whole genome shotgun sequence genome:
- the LOC113302381 gene encoding uncharacterized protein LOC113302381, which translates to MGGCASRPKDLNSAPATLPGENVVSEPAIKDVEVETPAEEKKTGDEVQKEEPLVDLSEPTKEPEVETEEPKDAIKDLVSEITVPSDEKKDEELKVEAVNETAEDEQKPVVAEVTSDETVESEAVVVEEKKDDAPLVVA; encoded by the exons ATGGGAGGTTGTGCAAGCAGACCCAAGGATTTGAACTCCGCTCCAGCTACCCTTCCTGGAGAAAACGTCGTTTCTGAGCCAGCCATTAAAGATGTCGAGGTTGAAACCCCTGCCGAG GAGAAAAAGACCGGAGATGAAGTTCAAAAGGAAGAACCATTGGTAGATCTTTCAGAGCCAACTAAGGAACCAGAGGTTGAAACTGAAGAACCCAAGGATGCTATCAAGGATCTTGTTTCTGAGATTACTGTTCCATCAGatgagaagaaagatgaagaactcaaagttGAGGCTGTTAATGAAACCGCAGAGGATGAACAAAAACCAGTAGTAGCTGAGGTGACTTCAGACGAGACAGTTGAATCCGAAGCTGTGGTCGTCGAGGAGAAGAAAGATGATGCACCTCTAGTTGTTGCTTGA